In Bifidobacterium sp. ESL0775, the following are encoded in one genomic region:
- a CDS encoding dihydroorotate dehydrogenase electron transfer subunit — protein MPTVTTGTVERQAAEAGRKPGRRTDEVIAASMLSEGIYELVIRDPYVARTAQPAQFVNLYPANATLTLPRPFGVAKVEGDDVTLIYQIVGAGTAEFSLLQAGDVIDVLGPLGKPFDTAEPANYVLVGGGLGVPPLLYAAQTLSGRNDGTQVTSVFGYRDVRFADDLVAPYADHIHSIVNAQGNVVDLLNDIEDELRSTDQPSIILSCGPTPMMRAVAAWASKRGIPAQLSLEARMGCGYGACVACVVDTPSGRLKVCKDGPVFTTEELGWEA, from the coding sequence ATGCCTACTGTCACCACCGGAACCGTCGAACGGCAGGCGGCCGAAGCCGGACGGAAGCCCGGAAGACGCACCGACGAGGTGATTGCCGCCTCGATGTTGTCCGAAGGAATCTACGAGCTGGTTATCCGCGATCCGTACGTGGCTCGAACCGCACAGCCGGCGCAGTTCGTCAACCTTTATCCCGCCAACGCCACCTTGACATTGCCCCGTCCATTCGGCGTGGCCAAGGTCGAGGGTGACGATGTGACCTTGATTTACCAAATCGTCGGAGCAGGGACGGCAGAGTTCTCGTTGCTTCAAGCCGGCGATGTCATCGACGTTCTCGGGCCGTTGGGCAAGCCGTTCGATACCGCCGAGCCCGCAAATTATGTATTGGTTGGCGGCGGTCTTGGTGTGCCGCCATTGCTGTATGCCGCACAAACGCTTAGTGGACGCAATGATGGTACACAAGTAACCTCGGTTTTCGGTTATCGCGACGTACGTTTCGCCGATGATCTAGTGGCTCCTTATGCCGACCATATTCACAGCATCGTCAATGCCCAAGGCAACGTCGTCGATCTGCTGAATGACATCGAAGACGAACTTCGTAGCACCGACCAGCCGTCGATTATCCTCTCCTGCGGGCCGACGCCGATGATGAGAGCTGTCGCAGCCTGGGCCAGCAAACGCGGTATTCCGGCACAGTTGAGCCTCGAAGCCCGCATGGGTTGTGGCTACGGAGCTTGTGTGGCCTGCGTGGTCGATACGCCGAGCGGAAGGCTCAAAGTCTGCAAGGACGGTCCCGTGTTCACCACCGAAGAACTGGGCTGGGAGGCGTGA
- the pyrF gene encoding orotidine-5'-phosphate decarboxylase, translated as MDRLIEAIEAKDNPSIVGLDPTQALVPSQACTMEIEFNEKDLESFIEGLERSSNPEDQRILASINNADGTDAKMKVAKKVLEGDSGAQIVMGFYEFNRAIIDAVKDIVPAVKPQIAMYEAYGSIGFDIYRLTCEYAQKQGLYVLGDIKRGDIGSTAAAYAKHLTQINSREDDVNGRPWYEDAVTVNPYFGTDGITPFTDAAKQTDKDVFALVRTSNPSSKEIQELELADGDKLYEHVADLVEGWGADSIGKYGYSRLGAVVGATHPEQGRELRERMPHTFFLVPGYGAQGGTSADATQMFDKNGRGAIVNSSRGIIGAWKKSGEYREDMAKEEALDLVGRSARAAAIAMRDDLRKALH; from the coding sequence ATGGATCGACTGATTGAGGCCATCGAAGCCAAAGACAATCCCAGCATTGTCGGGCTGGATCCGACGCAGGCACTGGTGCCTTCTCAGGCCTGCACCATGGAGATTGAATTCAACGAAAAGGATCTCGAGTCATTCATTGAGGGATTGGAGAGGAGCAGCAATCCCGAAGATCAGCGAATTCTGGCTTCGATAAACAACGCCGACGGTACAGACGCCAAAATGAAGGTTGCCAAGAAGGTTTTGGAAGGCGATTCGGGTGCCCAGATTGTTATGGGTTTTTATGAGTTCAATCGTGCAATCATCGACGCAGTGAAGGATATCGTGCCGGCCGTCAAGCCGCAGATCGCCATGTACGAGGCCTACGGTTCCATCGGTTTTGATATCTACCGCTTGACCTGTGAATATGCACAGAAGCAAGGGCTGTATGTGCTTGGCGACATCAAACGAGGCGATATCGGTTCTACGGCTGCGGCCTATGCCAAGCATTTGACCCAGATCAATTCACGCGAAGACGACGTCAACGGCCGGCCATGGTATGAAGATGCCGTCACGGTCAATCCGTACTTCGGAACTGACGGCATCACCCCATTCACCGACGCTGCCAAGCAAACCGACAAAGACGTATTCGCGCTGGTGCGCACCTCGAATCCCTCCAGCAAAGAGATTCAGGAACTCGAACTCGCAGACGGCGACAAACTCTATGAGCACGTGGCCGACCTCGTGGAAGGCTGGGGCGCGGACTCCATCGGCAAATATGGATATTCACGACTTGGTGCCGTTGTCGGAGCGACCCATCCGGAGCAGGGCCGGGAATTGCGTGAACGCATGCCACATACGTTCTTCCTTGTGCCAGGCTACGGTGCGCAGGGCGGTACATCCGCCGATGCCACACAGATGTTCGACAAGAACGGTCGCGGGGCCATCGTCAACTCGTCGCGTGGCATCATCGGCGCGTGGAAGAAATCAGGGGAGTACCGCGAGGATATGGCCAAGGAAGAAGCCCTTGATTTGGTGGGTCGCAGCGCTCGAGCCGCAGCCATCGCGATGCGTGATGACTTGAGAAAAGCCCTGCACTGA